In the genome of Nycticebus coucang isolate mNycCou1 chromosome 12, mNycCou1.pri, whole genome shotgun sequence, one region contains:
- the FGF23 gene encoding fibroblast growth factor 23, translating to MLGTCLRLWVCALCSVCSMSIVRAYPNASPLLSSSWGGLTHLYTASARNSYHLQIHKDGHVDGAPHQTIYSALMIRSEDAGFVVITGVMSRRYLCMDFRGNIFGSHSFHPENCRFRHRTLENGYDVYLSPQHHFLVSLGRAKRPFLPGTNPPPFSQFLSRRNDIPLLHFHTPRPRRHTRSAEDDSELDPLNVLKPRPRATPGPASCSQELPSAEDNSLVANDPLGVVRGNRVNAHAGRAGLDRCRPFPRYV from the exons ATGCTGGggacctgcctcaggctctgggTCTGCGCCCTGTGCAGTGTTTGCAGCATGAGCATTGTCAGAGCCTATCCCAATGCCTCCCCGCTGCTCAGCTCCAGCTGGGGTGGCCTGACCCACCTGTACACGGCCTCAGCCAGAAACAGCTACCACCTGCAGATCCACAAGGACGGCCATGTGGACGGCGCACCCCACCAGACCATCTACA GTGCCCTAATGATCAGGTCAGAGGATGCTGGCTTTGtggtgattacaggtgtgatgaGCAGAAGATACCTCTGTATGGATTTCCGAGGCAACATTTTTGGATCA CACTCCTTCCACCCGGAGAACTGCAGGTTCCGACACCGGACCCTGGAGAACGGCTACGACGTCTACCTCTCGCCGCAGCACCACTTCTTGGTCAGCCTGGGCCGCGCCAAGAGGCCCTTCCTGCCGGGCACGAACCCGCCCCCGTTCTCCCAGTTCCTGTCGCGGAGGAACGACATCCCGCTGCTTCACTTCCACACCCCGCGCCCGCGGCGGCACACGCGCAGCGCCGAGGACGACTCGGAGCTCGACCCCCTGAACGTACTCAAGCCGCGGCCGCGCGCCACCCCGGGCCCCGCCTCCTGCTCGCAGGAGCTGCCCAGCGCCGAGGACAACAGTCTGGTGGCCAACGACCCTTTAGGGGTGGTCCGGGGCAACCGGGTGAACGCCCACGCCGGGAGGGCCGGCCTGGACAGGTGTCGCCCCTTCCCCAGGTATGTCTAG
- the TIGAR gene encoding fructose-2,6-bisphosphatase TIGAR isoform X1: MTRFALTVVRHGETRLNKEKILQGQGVDEPLSETGFKQATATGVFLSNVKFTHAFSSDLTRTKQTMCGILEKSKFCKDLTVKYDLRLRERKYGVAEGKALSELRAMAKAAGEECPAFTPPGGETLDEVKTRGKDFFGFLCQLILKEAGQKEQFSQGAPSNCLEASLAEILTLGKKRGSEFNSESGAQGLVANVLVVSHGAYMRSLFGYFLTDLMCSLPATVSKSELASVSPNTGISLFIINFEEGREFKPTIQCICMNLQDHLSAVAETH, from the exons ATGACTCGCTTCGCTCTAACTGTTGTCCGGCA tggagaaACAAGACTTAACAAGGAGAAAATACTTCAAG GGCAAGGAGTAGATGAACCTCTTTCAGAAACTGGATTTAAACAAGCAACTGCTACTGGtgtgtttctgagtaatgtaaaATTTACTCATGCTTTCTCCAGTGACCTCACGAGAACAAAGCAG ACCATGTGTGGCATTTTGGAGAAAAGCAAATTTTGTAAAGATCTGACAGTAAAGTATGATTTGAGACTTCGAGAAAGG AAATACGGGGTTGCAGAAGGCAAGGCACTGAGTGAGCTGAGGGCCATGGCCAAAGCAGCTGGGGAAGAGTGCCCTGCGTTTACACCACCCGGAGGAGAGACCTTAGATGAG GTGAAAACGCGGGGAAAAGACTTTTTTGGATTTCTTTGCCAGCTAATTCTGAAAGAAGCAGGTCAAAAAGAGCAGTTTTCGCAGGGAGCTCCAAGCAACTGTCTGGAAGCTTCTTTGGCAGAGATACTCACTCTAGGAAAAAAACGCGGCTCTGAATTTAATTCAGAGAGCGGTGCTCAAGGATTAGTAGCCAATGTCTTAGTTGTGAGTCACGGTGCCTACATGAGAAGCCTGTTTGGTTACTTTCTGACTGACCTCATGTGCTCCTTACCAGCAACTGTGAGCAAATCCGAACTTGCATCCGTCAGTCCCAATACAGGGATTAGTCTCTTTATCATAAACtttgaggaaggaagagaatttAAACCAACAATTCAGTGCATTTGCATGAACCTACAGGACCATCTAAGTGCAGTGGCCGAAACTCACTAA
- the TIGAR gene encoding fructose-2,6-bisphosphatase TIGAR isoform X2: MTRFALTVVRHGETRLNKEKILQGQGVDEPLSETGFKQATATGVFLSNVKFTHAFSSDLTRTKQTMCGILEKSKFCKDLTVKYDLRLRERVKTRGKDFFGFLCQLILKEAGQKEQFSQGAPSNCLEASLAEILTLGKKRGSEFNSESGAQGLVANVLVVSHGAYMRSLFGYFLTDLMCSLPATVSKSELASVSPNTGISLFIINFEEGREFKPTIQCICMNLQDHLSAVAETH, encoded by the exons ATGACTCGCTTCGCTCTAACTGTTGTCCGGCA tggagaaACAAGACTTAACAAGGAGAAAATACTTCAAG GGCAAGGAGTAGATGAACCTCTTTCAGAAACTGGATTTAAACAAGCAACTGCTACTGGtgtgtttctgagtaatgtaaaATTTACTCATGCTTTCTCCAGTGACCTCACGAGAACAAAGCAG ACCATGTGTGGCATTTTGGAGAAAAGCAAATTTTGTAAAGATCTGACAGTAAAGTATGATTTGAGACTTCGAGAAAGG GTGAAAACGCGGGGAAAAGACTTTTTTGGATTTCTTTGCCAGCTAATTCTGAAAGAAGCAGGTCAAAAAGAGCAGTTTTCGCAGGGAGCTCCAAGCAACTGTCTGGAAGCTTCTTTGGCAGAGATACTCACTCTAGGAAAAAAACGCGGCTCTGAATTTAATTCAGAGAGCGGTGCTCAAGGATTAGTAGCCAATGTCTTAGTTGTGAGTCACGGTGCCTACATGAGAAGCCTGTTTGGTTACTTTCTGACTGACCTCATGTGCTCCTTACCAGCAACTGTGAGCAAATCCGAACTTGCATCCGTCAGTCCCAATACAGGGATTAGTCTCTTTATCATAAACtttgaggaaggaagagaatttAAACCAACAATTCAGTGCATTTGCATGAACCTACAGGACCATCTAAGTGCAGTGGCCGAAACTCACTAA